From the genome of Bacteroides sp. MSB163, one region includes:
- a CDS encoding DEAD/DEAH box helicase yields the protein MAIILRDYQKAASDKAVAFFKDKNKKSNGVMVLPTGAGKSIVIADIAHRLNDYVLIFCPSREILEQNFKKLCSYGILDCSIYSASFNSKEINRITFATIGSVKSHPELFIHFKNIIVDECHLVNPKEGMYKDFFDAVKCKVLGLTATPYRLSSSRDFGSMLKFITRTKPHVFSEVIYHVQVSTLLDMGYLAKLNYYPMNPSGWNELNLKVNTTGADYTDKSVQREYERIDFYGYLVHIVQRLMNPKAGGKRKGILVFTRFLKEAERLTMSIPGCAIVSGDTPKATREMILQHFKTGEIPVVANVGVLTTGFDYPELDTVVMARPTMSLAMWYQIVGRAIRPHPSKEAGWIVDLCGNIKRFGEVSDLRLFDSGNGKWAVFSKGKQLTNIRF from the coding sequence ATGGCAATAATACTTAGGGATTATCAAAAGGCTGCCTCTGATAAAGCGGTAGCCTTTTTCAAAGACAAGAATAAGAAAAGTAACGGTGTTATGGTACTGCCAACAGGGGCGGGTAAATCAATAGTAATTGCGGATATAGCACACAGACTAAATGACTATGTGCTTATTTTTTGTCCATCACGTGAAATACTCGAACAGAATTTCAAGAAACTCTGTTCATACGGTATTCTTGATTGCAGCATCTATTCTGCTTCTTTCAACTCAAAGGAGATAAACCGGATAACATTCGCAACAATCGGATCGGTAAAGAGCCATCCCGAACTGTTCATCCACTTCAAGAACATCATTGTTGATGAATGCCACCTTGTAAACCCCAAAGAGGGAATGTACAAAGATTTTTTTGATGCGGTGAAGTGTAAGGTTCTTGGATTAACAGCAACGCCATACCGTTTAAGCTCCAGCCGTGATTTCGGCTCCATGCTGAAATTCATTACAAGAACCAAGCCTCATGTCTTTTCAGAGGTCATTTACCATGTACAAGTATCAACTTTGCTTGATATGGGTTATTTGGCGAAGTTGAACTATTATCCTATGAATCCTTCAGGGTGGAACGAACTCAATTTGAAGGTAAATACCACCGGTGCTGACTACACGGATAAATCAGTCCAAAGGGAATATGAACGAATAGACTTTTACGGTTATCTCGTTCATATCGTCCAAAGGCTGATGAATCCCAAAGCAGGTGGTAAACGGAAAGGTATTTTAGTCTTTACTCGGTTCTTAAAAGAAGCTGAACGACTAACGATGTCAATACCTGGTTGTGCTATTGTATCCGGTGATACTCCAAAAGCCACTCGCGAAATGATTCTCCAACATTTCAAAACCGGTGAAATTCCGGTCGTTGCCAATGTCGGAGTATTAACTACTGGATTTGATTACCCGGAACTTGATACTGTTGTGATGGCACGTCCTACGATGTCACTCGCCATGTGGTATCAGATAGTCGGTCGAGCTATCCGTCCGCATCCTTCAAAGGAAGCAGGATGGATCGTTGACCTCTGCGGGAACATAAAGCGTTTCGGGGAAGTGTCGGACTTACGATTGTTTGATAGTGGCAATGGTAAATGGGCCGTTTTCTCCAAAGGTAAGCAATTAACTAACATAAGATTTTAA
- a CDS encoding replicative DNA helicase, whose product MEVNIQLRDEDAERIVLGTILLQRNAFEEVRELLSEESFYNPFHQEIYKAILQVVSSGNRPDMITVKGKLVANGVKFELVEYMKITSNSTFDLYQYAARLHDLTIRRKFYGIGQYLISNSYSESEDILDVTNSVSDELASLFKSSSTTVSTINDGLENVYSMINENLSGAKDITGTPTGFEKIDSKSGGLQKSDLIIIAGETSQGKTSLAVSIMRNATDFGAKIAMYSMEMKKEQITARILSMESGVPANQIMYSRLTDSQLQAVDKGIGKVSGKGIYFDDRSTSNIDTIISSIRYMKLKYGIDGAIVDYLQILNVNMKGANKEQQMGDVARRLKNLAKELDIWIIALSQLNRDTMNPVPTLARLRDSGQIAEAADVVILIYRPEVTKKSYPSDFSNVETKGTAMIDIAKGRNIGLLRFICGFNAATTCFYNLDSVPLSGSSVADVEDDNPF is encoded by the coding sequence ATGGAAGTTAACATTCAACTACGCGATGAAGATGCCGAGAGAATAGTTCTAGGCACTATTCTTCTTCAACGCAATGCGTTTGAAGAAGTGAGAGAGTTACTATCGGAAGAATCTTTCTACAATCCTTTCCATCAGGAGATATACAAGGCTATTCTTCAAGTGGTGTCATCTGGGAACAGGCCTGATATGATAACGGTCAAAGGAAAGCTTGTTGCCAATGGTGTGAAGTTTGAACTGGTGGAGTATATGAAAATTACTTCTAACAGTACTTTTGACTTGTATCAGTATGCAGCAAGACTTCATGACTTGACCATCAGGCGTAAGTTCTATGGAATAGGGCAATATCTTATCTCAAACTCTTATTCAGAATCAGAAGATATTCTTGATGTGACTAATTCTGTGAGTGATGAGCTTGCGTCTCTCTTCAAGTCAAGTAGCACCACAGTATCAACCATTAATGATGGGCTAGAGAATGTTTACAGCATGATAAATGAGAATCTTTCAGGAGCTAAAGATATCACTGGTACTCCAACTGGTTTTGAAAAAATAGATTCCAAATCAGGAGGATTACAAAAATCTGACTTGATAATCATTGCCGGTGAGACTTCGCAGGGCAAGACTTCTTTAGCTGTTTCTATCATGAGGAATGCAACAGATTTTGGTGCCAAGATTGCCATGTATTCTATGGAAATGAAGAAAGAGCAGATAACAGCTCGCATTCTTTCTATGGAGAGTGGTGTTCCTGCCAATCAGATCATGTACTCACGCTTGACAGATTCGCAGCTACAGGCGGTTGACAAAGGTATTGGCAAGGTGTCAGGCAAGGGTATCTACTTTGATGACCGAAGTACTTCCAATATTGACACTATCATTTCGTCCATTCGCTATATGAAGTTGAAATATGGCATTGATGGTGCTATAGTTGACTACTTGCAGATTCTCAATGTGAATATGAAGGGAGCAAATAAGGAACAGCAAATGGGTGATGTGGCAAGGCGGTTGAAGAACCTCGCCAAGGAACTTGATATTTGGATTATAGCCCTCTCACAATTGAATAGAGACACCATGAATCCGGTTCCTACATTGGCCCGGCTCCGTGACAGTGGACAAATAGCAGAAGCTGCCGATGTAGTTATTCTTATCTATCGTCCTGAAGTAACTAAGAAATCTTATCCAAGCGATTTCTCAAATGTGGAAACGAAAGGAACAGCAATGATTGATATTGCCAAAGGTCGAAATATTGGATTGCTACGGTTCATCTGTGGGTTCAATGCCGCTACGACTTGTTTTTATAATCTTGACTCCGTTCCATTATCAGGAAGCAGTGTTGCTGATGTGGAGGACGATAATCCATTTTAA
- a CDS encoding NUMOD4 domain-containing protein — MDEIWKDIEGYEGLYQVSNLGRVKSLERYRKGKRGALTFCRERILIDRVGKNGYSQICLCKNNIKKLLLVHRLVAKAHVPNDSSLPCVDHINGIRTDNKAINLRWCTTKENLNFDLARKNISQSNRASEKCKKHIKSLHKSCCKEIVIVFSDGSIKEYKSAKAAEKDGFNHSLIAACCRGKQKTTRGCKCYYKTDYYGNNT; from the coding sequence ATGGATGAAATTTGGAAAGACATTGAAGGGTATGAAGGATTGTACCAAGTATCGAATTTAGGTAGGGTAAAGTCTTTAGAAAGATACAGAAAAGGTAAACGTGGGGCATTAACATTTTGCAGAGAAAGAATACTGATAGATAGAGTTGGCAAAAATGGGTATTCTCAAATCTGCCTTTGTAAAAACAACATAAAGAAACTACTTCTTGTACACCGTTTGGTTGCAAAAGCTCACGTGCCAAATGACAGTAGTTTGCCTTGTGTTGACCATATAAATGGTATTCGCACCGATAACAAAGCAATTAACTTGCGATGGTGTACAACAAAAGAAAACTTGAATTTTGATTTAGCGCGTAAAAACATATCGCAATCAAATAGGGCAAGCGAAAAATGTAAAAAACATATAAAGTCATTACATAAGTCTTGTTGTAAAGAAATAGTAATAGTGTTTTCTGATGGCTCTATAAAAGAGTACAAATCGGCAAAGGCTGCCGAAAAAGATGGGTTTAATCATTCGCTTATAGCCGCTTGTTGTAGAGGCAAGCAAAAAACAACACGTGGTTGTAAGTGCTATTATAAAACTGATTATTATGGCAATAATACTTAG
- a CDS encoding helix-turn-helix transcriptional regulator, protein MKHRIKEVIKEKGYTITSLADKLGIARESLSRMIVSPSYPTLEKISIALNVPIWQLFASPEEVQSNGGSLVCPKCGTPLELKIKE, encoded by the coding sequence ATGAAACATAGAATAAAAGAAGTCATCAAAGAAAAGGGTTATACGATAACCAGTCTTGCCGATAAGTTAGGTATAGCACGTGAAAGTCTTTCTCGTATGATAGTATCGCCATCATACCCAACGTTAGAAAAAATTTCTATAGCTTTAAATGTACCTATTTGGCAGCTTTTCGCATCACCCGAAGAAGTTCAAAGCAATGGAGGTTCTTTAGTTTGCCCTAAATGTGGTACACCGCTTGAACTCAAAATCAAAGAATAA
- a CDS encoding HNH endonuclease gives MQQPKYRFYATILDAFWNYLNSDIIYNRYWGFSENPPHTEEEFHEQQFHELIDRINRKPFDSEAADKGTALNEIIDCMIEKRKSEIMQIERVHKVERFGACDEMGKPLYYDEEETKEVIALKATYHEREFTFPISLCRELTDYYKGGLTQQRVEAILPTAYGNVLVYGLIDYLMPTTVNDLKTTGSYTVGKFKDHHQHLVYPFALMQNGSDVRTFEYNIVEFNKGGYVVDTYTETYVFNPERDIPILTNHCEEFIWFLEENRELITDKKIFGGEN, from the coding sequence ATGCAGCAGCCTAAATATCGCTTTTATGCAACTATTCTTGACGCTTTTTGGAATTACCTCAATAGCGATATTATTTACAATCGCTATTGGGGCTTTTCAGAAAATCCGCCTCACACAGAAGAAGAGTTTCACGAACAACAGTTTCACGAACTGATAGACCGTATCAACCGTAAACCTTTCGACAGTGAAGCGGCAGACAAAGGAACGGCACTGAATGAAATCATTGATTGCATGATAGAGAAAAGAAAATCTGAAATCATGCAAATTGAACGTGTCCATAAAGTAGAGCGATTTGGTGCATGTGATGAAATGGGAAAACCTCTTTATTATGATGAAGAAGAAACGAAGGAAGTTATTGCACTGAAAGCTACCTATCACGAAAGAGAGTTTACTTTCCCTATTTCTCTTTGTCGGGAATTAACAGACTATTACAAAGGAGGTTTGACACAACAGAGAGTAGAAGCTATCCTGCCAACTGCCTACGGTAATGTTCTTGTTTATGGATTGATAGACTACCTTATGCCTACAACGGTGAATGATTTGAAAACAACCGGCAGTTATACTGTAGGAAAGTTTAAAGACCACCACCAGCACCTTGTCTATCCGTTCGCTCTTATGCAGAACGGTTCGGATGTACGGACATTTGAGTATAACATCGTAGAGTTCAACAAGGGCGGTTATGTGGTAGATACCTATACTGAAACATACGTTTTCAACCCAGAACGTGATATACCTATTCTCACCAATCATTGTGAGGAGTTTATCTGGTTCTTGGAGGAAAACAGAGAATTAATCACCGATAAGAAAATTTTTGGAGGAGAAAATTAA
- a CDS encoding recombination protein NinG — MPYYIKQTKAKKKDKPLPLFDKAGVTVKKKPDLKAKLDKEFSLFIRLRDCMPNGFFRCISCGQIKPFGQADCGHYFSRTHLATRFDENNCHAECRHCNRFKADHLEGYRVNLIAKIGQQKFDLLKVKVASTSKISDFEYKQLIKYYKAVNKKLRKEKGL, encoded by the coding sequence ATGCCGTACTACATAAAACAAACTAAGGCTAAGAAGAAAGACAAGCCTTTACCTCTGTTTGATAAAGCGGGGGTAACAGTGAAAAAGAAGCCGGATTTGAAAGCTAAACTCGACAAGGAGTTTTCCCTTTTCATCCGGCTTCGTGATTGTATGCCAAACGGTTTCTTCCGATGTATATCATGTGGACAGATAAAACCGTTCGGGCAAGCCGACTGTGGTCACTATTTCAGCCGCACACATCTGGCGACACGGTTTGATGAAAACAACTGCCATGCTGAATGCCGACACTGCAACAGATTTAAAGCCGACCATTTGGAAGGCTATCGGGTGAATCTAATTGCTAAAATCGGTCAACAGAAGTTTGATTTGCTGAAAGTGAAAGTTGCCAGTACTTCTAAAATATCTGATTTTGAGTATAAACAGCTAATCAAGTATTACAAGGCAGTTAATAAGAAATTACGAAAGGAGAAAGGGCTATGA
- a CDS encoding DNA-binding response regulator produces MDRVFTELTPECEITARMYAQGYEKKEIANLKCRAVSTVNNQLQKAFDVLQVRNGRELATMLYERIAGVKFTMDFSPIIRTSVACGLLCVFSLSLYHEQSDMRRARRTRVETIERVRRLE; encoded by the coding sequence ATGGATAGAGTATTTACAGAGCTCACACCCGAATGCGAGATTACAGCACGAATGTACGCACAAGGGTATGAGAAGAAAGAAATTGCAAATCTTAAATGCAGGGCTGTTTCAACGGTAAACAACCAATTGCAGAAGGCATTTGATGTTTTGCAGGTGAGGAATGGTCGGGAATTGGCAACCATGCTTTATGAACGGATAGCTGGTGTGAAATTCACAATGGATTTTTCACCTATCATTCGTACATCCGTTGCTTGTGGCTTATTATGTGTCTTTTCTTTGTCGCTTTACCACGAACAGAGCGATATGAGAAGGGCACGAAGAACAAGAGTTGAAACTATTGAAAGAGTAAGGAGGTTAGAATGA
- a CDS encoding SH3 beta-barrel fold-containing protein — MSTTFKSQMKEVMQMAWSFVKKNGYSMSEALKCAWANFKLKAALKVKIVEFYFKKTDGTLRQAFGTLKENLIGEIKGTGRKPNDNLQVYWDTEKEEYRCFKKCNLIKIA, encoded by the coding sequence ATGAGCACAACATTTAAAAGTCAGATGAAAGAGGTGATGCAAATGGCATGGTCTTTCGTAAAGAAGAACGGTTATTCAATGAGTGAAGCGTTAAAATGCGCATGGGCTAATTTTAAGCTGAAAGCAGCTTTGAAAGTGAAGATAGTAGAGTTTTACTTCAAAAAGACTGACGGCACGTTACGTCAAGCCTTTGGCACTCTCAAAGAGAATCTTATCGGTGAGATAAAGGGTACTGGCAGAAAGCCGAATGACAATCTGCAAGTGTACTGGGACACTGAAAAAGAAGAGTATAGATGTTTCAAAAAGTGTAACCTTATAAAGATAGCTTGA
- a CDS encoding ATP-binding protein has product MSLIKKSNELVIPTTVKMMIYGQAGMGKSTVALSAPKPLLLDFDNGVKRMNMAHLENIDTVQVTSWSDVQQVLQEDLFAYQTIVVDTIGKMMDFIITYKCGSRQPSIRDWSGINAEFSWMTRTLSSLNKHIIFVAHRDTRKEGDDTVFIPALREKSYNSIVTELDLLGYLEMKSERGVQRRTITFDPTSRNDGKNTCNLPSVMEVPTILDKNGNPTAKNDFITAKIINSYLGMLAAKKEAQEKYDKVIEEIKESIEFITDAKSANEFASHINEFEHVGSSLMMARSLFAAKVKSLGLTYDKDAKTYSDAAA; this is encoded by the coding sequence ATGAGTCTTATTAAAAAAAGTAATGAATTGGTAATCCCTACCACTGTAAAAATGATGATTTACGGCCAAGCTGGTATGGGAAAGAGTACGGTAGCATTGAGTGCTCCGAAACCTTTGTTATTGGACTTTGATAACGGTGTCAAGCGTATGAATATGGCGCATCTTGAAAATATAGATACTGTGCAGGTCACTTCTTGGAGTGATGTTCAACAGGTTTTGCAAGAAGACTTGTTCGCTTATCAAACTATTGTGGTAGACACTATCGGTAAGATGATGGATTTTATCATTACTTATAAATGTGGTAGCCGGCAGCCATCTATCAGGGATTGGAGTGGTATCAATGCTGAATTTTCTTGGATGACAAGAACACTTTCGAGCTTAAATAAGCATATTATTTTTGTCGCGCACCGTGACACAAGAAAAGAAGGTGATGATACGGTGTTCATTCCTGCTTTACGTGAGAAATCTTATAATTCCATTGTTACTGAACTGGATTTGCTCGGCTATCTTGAAATGAAAAGCGAAAGAGGCGTGCAAAGACGTACTATAACTTTTGACCCGACTTCAAGGAATGACGGTAAGAATACCTGCAATCTTCCTTCAGTAATGGAGGTTCCTACCATCCTTGACAAAAACGGTAATCCAACCGCAAAGAACGACTTTATCACTGCCAAGATAATCAATTCATATTTGGGTATGCTTGCAGCCAAGAAAGAGGCACAGGAAAAGTATGATAAGGTGATAGAGGAAATCAAAGAAAGTATCGAGTTTATAACTGATGCCAAGTCCGCTAATGAGTTCGCCTCTCATATTAATGAGTTTGAACACGTTGGTAGTTCTTTGATGATGGCTCGCAGTCTATTCGCTGCCAAAGTAAAATCTTTAGGGCTTACATACGATAAGGACGCTAAAACTTACAGTGATGCAGCAGCCTAA
- a CDS encoding DUF3127 domain-containing protein: protein MANQLTGKILYIYPTQQIPSKDGNKTIVKRGIVIDCTRFDPYTGERGFENTPMLEFIGDRCAELDKYQAGQIVTISFDVQGTRYRNKDGVEQIFTRVQPYRIELRQASQQSAPVQQPAPQPTYQQPQNFPPPVDANGNAKDDLPF from the coding sequence ATGGCAAATCAACTTACAGGAAAGATTCTCTATATCTATCCCACGCAACAGATACCATCTAAAGACGGTAACAAGACTATCGTCAAGAGAGGTATTGTAATAGACTGTACACGCTTTGACCCATACACGGGCGAGCGTGGTTTTGAAAACACTCCCATGCTGGAGTTCATCGGTGACAGATGCGCAGAGCTTGACAAATACCAAGCCGGGCAGATAGTCACCATCTCATTTGACGTGCAAGGCACGCGATACCGTAACAAGGATGGTGTAGAGCAGATATTTACCCGTGTGCAGCCTTATCGGATTGAGCTAAGACAAGCATCGCAGCAATCCGCACCAGTTCAACAACCGGCACCGCAGCCGACTTATCAGCAACCGCAGAACTTTCCGCCTCCTGTTGATGCGAATGGTAATGCAAAGGACGATTTGCCTTTTTAG